A region from the Ursus arctos isolate Adak ecotype North America unplaced genomic scaffold, UrsArc2.0 scaffold_6, whole genome shotgun sequence genome encodes:
- the RBM12B gene encoding RNA-binding protein 12B, whose product MAVVIRLLGLPFIAGPVDIRHFFTGLTIPDGGVHIIGGEIGEAFIIFATDEDARRAISRSGGFIKDSSVELFLSSKAEMQKTIEMKRTDRIGRERPGSGASGAGSLSNFVEAIKEETSNSGYGSPINQDAGFHTNGTGHGDLRPRKTRPLKAENPYLFLRGLPYLVNEDDVRVFFSGLCVDGVIFLKHHDGRNNGDAIVKFASCIDASGGLKCHRSFMGSRFIEVMQGSEQQWIEFGGNAVKEVDIPMRTEEHSPPRGINDRHFRKRSHSKSPRRTRSRSPLGFYVHLKNLSLSINKRDLRNFFRDTDLTNEQIRFLYKDERRTRYAFVTFKTLKDYNIALGLHKTVLQYRPVHIDPVSKKQMLKFIECYEKKRPVSVEKERLGHISQKYSQEGYPGQKLCIYIRNFPFDVTKVEVQKFFADFSLAEDDIYLLYDDKGVGLGEALVKFKTEEQAMKAERLNRRRFLGTEVLLRLISEAQMREFGVNFSLMPTESMQDHSQSCGRDDRSHLFDSGDPPIYSVGPSENFRHQQEDLRQLDSFKETQAGFRQLDRSLPEDFRHSPEDFRRSPEDFRRPREEHFRRALEEDFRHPWEEDFRYPREEDFRYPREEDWRRPPEEDFRRPPKEDFRRPPEEDWRRLPEEDWRRPPEGDFRRPPEEDWRRPPEDDFRRLPQGEWRRPPEEDFRRPPEEDFRRPPEEDFRRPPEEDFRRPPEEDFRRSPEEDFRRSPEEDFRRPPPEHFRRPPPEHLRRPPPEHFRRPPPEHFRRPPQEHFRRPPQEHFRRPPQEHFRRPPQEHFRRPREEDFRHPPDEDFGGPPDEDFRHPPDEDFRSPQEEDFRCPSDEDFRRLPEEDLREPPEEDPRLPDSFRPPGEEFRNPPDDFRSHRPFVNFGRPEGGKFDFGKRSMGNFPEGRFMPDPKLNCSSGRVTPIKIMNLPFKANVNEILDFFHGYRIIPDSVSIQYNEQGLPTGEAIVAMINYNEAMAAIKDLNDRPVGPRKVKLMLL is encoded by the coding sequence ATGGCTGTAGTCATCCGTTTACTGGGGCTTCCTTTTATTGCGGGGCCTGTGGATATTCGTCACTTCTTCACGGGATTGACTATTCCTGATGGAGGAGTGCATATAATTGGAGGGGAAATTGGGgaggcttttattatttttgcaacaGATGAAGATGCAAGACGTGCCATAAGTCGTTCAGGAGGGTTTATCAAGGATTCGTCTGTAGAGCTGTTTCTTAGCAGTAAGGCAGAAATGCAGAAGactatagaaatgaaaagaactgaTCGCATAGGAAGAGAGCGACCAGGATCTGGGGCGTCAGGGGCTGGCAGCTTGTCTAACTTTGTTGAGGCTattaaagaagaaacaagtaATTCTGGATATGGCTCTCCAATTAATCAAGATGCTGGGTTTCATACTAATGGTACAGGACATGGTGATTTAAGGCCAAGAAAGACACGGCCATTGAAGGCAGAGAATCCTTACTTGTTTCTGCGAGGTTTGCCTTACTTAGTAAATGAAGATGATGTACGTGTCTTTTTCTCTGGTTTGTGTGTGGATGGCGTAATTTTCTTGAAACATCATGATGGCCGAAATAATGGTGATGCCATAGTAAAATTTGCTTCATGTATTGATGCATCAGGAGGTCTTAAATGTCATAGAAGTTTTATGGGTTCAAGATTCATAGAAGTAATGCAAGGCTCAGAACAACAGTGGATTGAGTTTGGTGGTAATGCAGTTAAGGAGGTTGACATTCCTATGAGAACTGAAGAACATTCTCCACCAAGAGGAATTAATGATCGACATTTTCGAAAACGATCTCATTCAAAATCTCCCAGAAGAACACGTTCTCGTTCTCCTCTTGGATTTTACGTTCACTTAAAAAATCTGTCCCTGAGTATTAACAAGAGAGATTTAAGAAATTTCTTTAGAGATACTGATCTGACCAATGAACAGATTAGGTTTTTAtataaagatgaaagaagaaCAAGATACGCCTTTGTGACGTTCAAAACTCTGAAAGACTATAACATTGCTTTGGGGTTACATAAGACTGTTTTACAATATCGTCCAGTTCATATTGATCCtgtttctaaaaaacaaatgctAAAGTTCATTGAATGTTATGAAAAGAAAAGGCCAGTGTCAGTAGAGAAAGAGAGGCTTGGACACATTTCACAAAAATACTCtcaagaaggctaccctggccagaaactgtgtatatatataagaaattttccttttgatGTTACAAAAGTTGAAGTGCAAAAGTTCTTTGCAGACTTTTCTCTTGCGGAAGATGACATTTACTTACTTTATGATGACAAAGGAGTTGGTCTCGGAGAAGCATTGGTGAAATtcaaaacagaagaacaggccatGAAAGCTGAACGTTTAAACCGACGGAGATTCTTGGGGACAGAGGTATTGTTAAGACTTATATCTGAGGCACAAATGCGGGAGTTTGGTGTAAATTTTTCCTTGATGCCCACTGAGAGTATGCAAGACCATTCACAGTCATGTGGTAGAGATGACCGTTCCCATTTGTTTGACTCAGGTGATCCACCAATATACTCAGTTGGCCCATCTGAAAACTTTAGGCATCAGCAAGAGGACTTGAGGCAACTGGACAGTTTCAAGGAAACGCAGGCGGGTTTCCGACAGCTTGATAGGAGCCTTCCAGAAGACTTTAGGCATTCCCCAGAGGACTTTAGGCGCTCCCCAGAAGACTTTAGGCGCCCTCGGGAGGAACACTTCAGGAGAGCTCTTGAGGAGGATTTCAGGCACCCTTGGGAGGAGGACTTCAGGTACCCTCGGGAGGAGGACTTCAGGTACCCTAGAGAGGAGGACTGGAGGCGGCCACCCGAGGAGGATTTCAGACGGCCTCCCAAGGAGGACTTCAGGCGACCCCCCGAGGAGGACTGGAGGCGGCTCCCCGAGGAGGACTGGAGGAGGCCCCCGGAGGGAGACTTTAGACGGCCACCTGAGGAGGATTGGAGGCGACCTCCTGAGGATGACTTCAGGCGGCTTCCACAAGGGGAATGGAGGCGACCACCTGAGGAGGACTTCAGGCGACCACCCGAGGAGGATTTCAGGCGGCCCCCAGAGGAGGATTTCAGGCGGCCCCCCGAGGAGGATTTCAGGCGACCTCCCGAGGAGGATTTTAGGCGTTCTCCTGAAGAGGATTTCAGGCGTTCTCCAGAGGAGGATTTCAGGCGACCACCCCCGGAACACTTCAGGCGGCCGCCCCCGGAGCACCTCAGGAGGCCACCCCCGGAGCATTTCAGGCGGCCGCCTCCGGAGCACTTCAGGCGGCCCCCTCAGGAGCACTTCCGCCGGCCGCCCCAGGAACATTTCCGCCGGCCGCCCCAGGAGCATTTCCGGCGGCCACCGCAGGAACATTTCAGGCGCCCCCGAGAGGAAGATTTCAGGCACCCACCGGATGAAGACTTCGGAGGCCCCCCTGATGAAGACTTTCGGCATCCTCCTGACGAGGACTTCAGGAGCCCCCAGGAGGAAGATTTTAGATGCCCTTCTGATGAGGACTTCAGGAGGCTCCCGGAGGAAGACCTCAGGGAACCTCCAGAGGAGGACCCTAGACTTCCTGACAGTTTTAGACCTCCTGGTGAGGAGTTCAGGAACCCACCTGATGACTTTAGAAGTCATCGCCCTTTTGTGAATTTTGGTCGCCCAGAAGGTGGCAAGTTTGATTTTGGAAAGCGCAGTATGGGAAATTTTCCTGAGGGGAGATTTATGCCTGATCCAAAATTAAATTGTAGTTCAGGTAGAGTAACACCTATTAAGATAATGAATCTTCCATTTAAAGCTAATGTTAATGAAATTCTAGACTTTTTCCATGGTTATAGAATCATACCTGATTCAGTTTCAATACAGTATAATGAGCAAGGATTGCCTACAGGGGAAGCCATTGTTGCTATGATAAACTATAATGAAGCTATGGCTGCTATTAAAGATCTAAATGATAGGCCAGTTGGCCCTCGCAAAGTTAAGTTAATGTTGCTCTAG